From a single Mus caroli chromosome X, CAROLI_EIJ_v1.1, whole genome shotgun sequence genomic region:
- the LOC110286366 gene encoding histone H2A-Bbd type 2/3-like, whose protein sequence is MADTGSLLVYPKEHREQSSGRRHRRSRTSRAELIFAVSLVEQRLREVSRAQRLSDTVPIFLAAILEFLTRRLLELAGNEAQHRGTQRRITPELLDLVVYSNMELSDVFQFITISQVDPAHR, encoded by the exons ATGGCTGACACTGGAAGTCTCCTTGTGTATCCCAAG GAGCACAGGGAACAGTCTTCAGGTCGCCGCCACCGTCGCTCCCGCACCTCCAGAGCTGAGCTAATCTTTGCCGTGAGCCTGGTGGAACAGCGTCTGAGGGAGGTTAGCCGTGCCCAGAGGCTCAGTGATACGGTGCCCATCTTCCTGGCAGCAATCCTGGAGTTCCTCACCCGCAGGTTGCTGGAGCTTGCGGGCAATGAGGCCCAACACAGAGGTACCCAGAGGCGCATCACTCCTGAACTGCTGGACTTGGTGGTCTACAGCAATATGGAGCTAAGTGATGTGTTCCAATTCATCACCATCTCCCAGGTGGATCCAGCTCATCGTTAG